The following coding sequences lie in one Chitinivibrionia bacterium genomic window:
- a CDS encoding radical SAM protein, producing the protein RQVGTLRPNGIASRGVLIRHLVLPENLAGTDKFVRWVADELGTDTHVNIMSQYTPKFMANDYPPLNRRLIPGEFDQAMRWAREAGLRNFH; encoded by the coding sequence ACAGACAAGTCGGCACGTTGCGCCCCAACGGCATTGCAAGTCGCGGGGTGCTTATTCGTCATTTGGTTTTGCCCGAAAATCTTGCGGGGACGGATAAATTTGTGCGCTGGGTCGCCGACGAACTCGGCACGGATACCCACGTAAATATTATGAGCCAATACACGCCAAAGTTTATGGCAAACGATTACCCGCCGCTAAACAGACGACTGATCCCCGGAGAATTCGACCAAGCAATGCGCTGGGCGAGAGAGGCTGGGTTGCGGAATTTTCATTGA
- the trmB gene encoding tRNA (guanosine(46)-N7)-methyltransferase TrmB, with amino-acid sequence MRLRNIPRAGSVLAANPEIVVANPKDFIGNWTKIFENNNPLHLEIGIGRGNFIINLAKQNPDINFLGIEKFDSVLLRALEKTIDNPIKNLRLLRYDANNILEIFGNGEIEKIYLNFSDPWERTSQRNKRMTHTNFLKKYEKILTGGGILQYKTDNRKFFEYSLSEFNNFGLRINSLNLDLHENEPTWNIRTEYEEKFAGLGKKIYFCAVSFKKKEKTMEKTIELGKGLGNELRFGMRFEEVKKILGEPSEIENSEVPSADGEDFGDTVAWIYDELGATLYFDEEDEWKLGTIEVDDDDFELGGKKLIGKGIKDVKNILQNMNINDINEEEIEAEEGEDEEVKLRLLFSQEKCLNVWFEDGVCCEIQWSSL; translated from the coding sequence ATGAGATTAAGAAATATCCCGCGCGCAGGCAGTGTGCTTGCCGCAAATCCCGAAATCGTTGTCGCAAACCCAAAAGATTTTATAGGAAACTGGACGAAAATATTCGAAAACAACAACCCGCTACACCTCGAAATCGGTATCGGACGTGGGAATTTCATAATAAATTTGGCGAAACAAAATCCAGATATAAATTTCTTGGGAATAGAAAAATTCGACTCGGTTTTGTTGCGCGCTTTAGAAAAAACAATAGACAACCCCATAAAAAACCTGCGACTTTTGCGCTACGACGCAAACAATATCCTCGAAATATTCGGAAACGGCGAAATAGAGAAAATCTATCTTAATTTCAGCGACCCGTGGGAAAGAACATCGCAAAGAAACAAGCGAATGACTCATACAAATTTCTTGAAAAAGTATGAAAAAATTCTTACCGGCGGCGGAATTTTGCAATATAAAACGGATAATCGCAAATTTTTCGAGTATTCTTTATCCGAATTTAATAATTTCGGGCTTCGTATAAATTCGCTCAATTTAGACCTGCACGAAAACGAGCCGACTTGGAATATTCGCACGGAATATGAAGAAAAGTTCGCGGGGCTTGGAAAAAAAATATATTTTTGTGCTGTAAGTTTCAAAAAAAAGGAGAAAACAATGGAAAAAACAATTGAATTAGGAAAAGGTCTCGGTAATGAGTTGCGTTTTGGAATGCGCTTTGAAGAAGTTAAAAAGATTTTAGGCGAGCCAAGCGAAATAGAAAACTCGGAAGTGCCGAGCGCAGACGGCGAAGATTTCGGCGATACCGTCGCGTGGATTTACGACGAATTAGGCGCAACGCTCTATTTCGACGAAGAAGACGAATGGAAATTAGGCACAATAGAAGTCGATGACGACGATTTTGAGTTGGGCGGCAAAAAACTTATCGGAAAAGGCATTAAAGATGTCAAAAATATTTTGCAAAATATGAACATCAACGACATCAACGAAGAAGAAATCGAAGCGGAAGAGGGCGAAGACGAAGAGGTAAAATTGCGCTTACTTTTCTCACAAGAAAAATGCCTGAACGTCTGGTTTGAAGACGGCGTTTGCTGTGAAATTCAGTGGAGTTCGTTGTAA